A DNA window from Paenibacillus sp. HWE-109 contains the following coding sequences:
- the citZ gene encoding citrate synthase, producing the protein MSATKGLEGIVATTSSISSIVDGVLTYRGIDIDDLAENATFEEVIYLLWFGKLPTQTELEKLQSDLNAYSKVPDAVIAQLKAFPKDVNSMAALRTAVSALALYDDEANDLNQESNVRKAIKLQAQIPGIIAAFARIREGKEPVASPGYSSVAANFLYQLTGKEPDKVAIEALDKALVLHADHELNASTFAARVTVATLTDIYSGITSAIGTLKGPLHGGANEAVMAMLEEIGTVENVVPYINDKLERKDKIMGFGHRVYKNGDPRAKHLQKMSYELGKLTGNLKWYEMSIKADELVSGLKGLKPNVDFYSASVYTTLEIPRDLFTPIFAISRTSGWAAHILEQYENNRLIRPRAEYTGPVNQKYIPISQR; encoded by the coding sequence ATGTCTGCAACCAAAGGTTTAGAAGGAATTGTAGCCACGACCTCGTCGATTAGTTCCATTGTGGATGGAGTACTAACGTACCGAGGGATTGATATTGATGACCTCGCAGAAAATGCGACTTTTGAAGAAGTTATTTATTTGCTTTGGTTCGGCAAACTGCCAACGCAAACTGAGCTTGAGAAACTGCAAAGCGACCTGAACGCTTACAGCAAGGTGCCTGACGCGGTTATCGCTCAGTTAAAAGCATTCCCGAAAGATGTTAATTCGATGGCAGCTCTTCGCACAGCTGTATCTGCTCTTGCTCTGTATGATGACGAAGCTAATGACTTGAACCAAGAATCCAACGTGCGTAAAGCGATCAAGCTGCAAGCGCAAATTCCTGGTATCATCGCAGCATTCGCTCGTATCCGTGAAGGCAAAGAACCTGTAGCGTCCCCAGGGTATTCTTCCGTAGCTGCGAACTTTCTGTACCAACTTACTGGCAAAGAGCCGGATAAAGTGGCAATCGAAGCATTGGACAAAGCATTGGTTCTGCATGCTGACCACGAGCTGAACGCTTCCACATTCGCGGCGCGTGTTACTGTTGCTACATTGACTGATATCTATTCCGGTATTACGTCTGCTATCGGCACGCTCAAAGGACCTCTTCACGGTGGAGCGAACGAAGCGGTTATGGCGATGCTTGAAGAAATCGGTACTGTAGAGAACGTTGTTCCTTACATCAACGATAAATTAGAGCGTAAAGATAAAATCATGGGCTTTGGTCACCGTGTATACAAAAACGGCGATCCGCGTGCGAAGCACTTGCAAAAAATGTCCTATGAGCTTGGTAAATTGACGGGCAACCTGAAATGGTACGAAATGTCCATTAAAGCAGACGAGTTGGTATCAGGCCTTAAAGGTTTGAAACCAAATGTTGACTTTTACTCAGCATCTGTCTATACAACATTGGAAATCCCTCGCGACCTGTTCACGCCTATCTTCGCGATCAGCCGTACATCCGGTTGGGCTGCCCACATTTTGGAGCAGTACGAAAACAACCGCTTGATCCGTCCTCGTGCAGAGTACACAGGTCCGGTTAACCAAAAATATATCCCAATTAGCCAGCGCTAA
- a CDS encoding CD1375 family protein: MVQLYYNLIKEGYRTINQVPEKHRIDVQTLLDADQAQVGD; encoded by the coding sequence ATGGTCCAACTTTATTACAATCTAATTAAAGAAGGTTATCGAACAATTAACCAGGTACCCGAGAAACACCGAATTGATGTTCAAACATTACTTGACGCTGATCAAGCTCAAGTAGGTGACTAA
- a CDS encoding putative phage tail protein — protein sequence MNNFGIVSPSGERMLDALPSLYEDIYEMRVLMETDGQEMDLMTSKIKEVLDQSTIDLATWGLDYWEYFLGIKTESGKPLDQRRSVIKSKIRGTGTVTLSLLKRVAEAYDNGQVEVTEDAANYKVIIKFVSTHGIPTNLADIEKALLDIMPAHLVIEFVFSYLSWGAFDTHGFTWESLSAMNYTWDQLERLA from the coding sequence GTGAATAATTTTGGTATTGTTAGTCCGTCTGGGGAACGAATGCTGGATGCGCTGCCGAGTCTATATGAGGATATTTATGAAATGCGAGTTCTCATGGAAACCGATGGTCAAGAGATGGATCTCATGACAAGCAAAATCAAGGAAGTTCTGGACCAGTCGACAATTGATCTAGCCACATGGGGGCTGGATTATTGGGAGTATTTTCTCGGTATTAAGACAGAGTCAGGGAAACCACTCGATCAGCGCAGGTCGGTTATAAAGTCGAAGATCCGTGGCACAGGTACGGTGACTTTGAGCCTGTTGAAGCGCGTCGCTGAAGCTTATGACAATGGTCAGGTAGAGGTTACCGAAGATGCCGCGAACTACAAGGTGATCATAAAATTCGTCAGCACGCATGGTATACCGACGAACTTGGCTGATATTGAGAAGGCTTTACTTGATATCATGCCTGCTCATTTGGTCATTGAATTTGTGTTTAGTTATCTTTCTTGGGGGGCGTTCGACACACATGGATTTACTTGGGAATCGCTTTCCGCGATGAATTATACATGGGACCAACTTGAACGGTTGGCCTAA
- a CDS encoding baseplate J/gp47 family protein, whose protein sequence is MFESQSYAVIMERMLERVPADMDKREGSVIYDAIAPAARELAKMYVSVDANLRAVFPHTATDEHLDAITEPFGESRKQATYAVRKGLFYGTLNMPIDVPLGSRFSISGVKYTVVLKLAVGQFELRCETAGKVGNQKFGTMLPLDYLDGLVSASLTDVLIPGDDKESDDEYRVRFMQKVRLPSTSGNKADYKKWALEVDGVGAVQVIPFWNGGGTVKVVIIDTDMKPASTQLVQNVQGYISPAAGYGEGMAPVGASVTVAAAASVLVQVSAKVIRNGTRTIAQIKGDFEKVCEDYLASLAFGQDPSVKYAKVGALMLSIPGVQDYTTFQLNGTTGNIAVTEGSVAVRGTVTLSE, encoded by the coding sequence ATGTTTGAATCACAAAGTTATGCAGTTATTATGGAGCGTATGTTGGAACGCGTTCCTGCCGACATGGATAAACGCGAAGGAAGCGTCATTTATGATGCCATTGCTCCTGCAGCGCGCGAGTTGGCAAAGATGTATGTCTCGGTGGACGCGAACCTTCGAGCCGTTTTCCCGCATACAGCGACCGATGAACATTTGGATGCAATTACGGAGCCATTTGGCGAATCTCGCAAACAAGCTACGTATGCCGTGCGCAAGGGGCTTTTTTACGGAACTCTCAATATGCCGATTGACGTTCCATTAGGAAGTCGCTTCTCCATTTCCGGTGTGAAGTACACCGTCGTTCTTAAGCTAGCTGTCGGACAATTCGAATTGCGCTGTGAGACAGCGGGAAAAGTCGGCAATCAGAAATTTGGCACCATGCTGCCATTGGATTATTTGGACGGTCTGGTAAGTGCCAGTTTAACGGATGTGCTGATTCCCGGAGATGACAAAGAAAGCGATGACGAATACAGAGTCAGATTTATGCAAAAAGTACGGCTCCCGTCAACAAGCGGGAATAAAGCAGATTACAAGAAGTGGGCGCTAGAGGTTGATGGTGTGGGGGCTGTTCAAGTCATCCCTTTTTGGAACGGAGGCGGAACGGTCAAAGTGGTTATCATTGACACTGACATGAAACCAGCAAGCACTCAGCTTGTGCAGAACGTACAGGGGTATATATCCCCGGCAGCAGGTTATGGCGAAGGCATGGCACCTGTTGGGGCAAGCGTAACGGTAGCAGCTGCCGCTTCGGTGCTGGTTCAGGTATCTGCGAAAGTCATTCGCAATGGAACGCGAACGATTGCTCAAATCAAGGGTGACTTTGAAAAAGTATGCGAGGACTATTTGGCTAGCCTTGCATTCGGACAAGACCCTTCTGTGAAATATGCAAAGGTTGGAGCCCTTATGTTAAGTATTCCAGGCGTTCAGGATTATACAACATTTCAGTTGAATGGAACGACGGGCAATATCGCGGTGACGGAAGGATCGGTTGCGGTGAGGGGGACGGTGACATTAAGTGAATAA
- a CDS encoding DUF2634 domain-containing protein, translating into MIPQGGFGNSLFQQIQLPSKSYQIDSVNRRIVGHVDGLEAVQQAVYKILQTQRFEHSIYSSNYGSELSSIIGQNADFVQSELSRRVQQALLQDERIQAVENFNVTFTGDSALIEFQVITQYGSFESAKEV; encoded by the coding sequence ATGATTCCGCAAGGAGGGTTTGGCAATTCACTTTTTCAGCAAATACAGCTACCAAGCAAGAGTTATCAGATTGATTCTGTCAATCGACGGATTGTAGGCCATGTGGACGGACTAGAGGCTGTTCAACAAGCTGTTTATAAAATTTTGCAGACGCAGCGATTTGAGCATTCGATTTATAGTTCCAATTATGGCAGCGAATTATCTTCTATTATCGGGCAAAATGCTGATTTTGTTCAGTCTGAGCTAAGCCGACGCGTTCAACAAGCACTTCTGCAAGATGAGCGCATTCAGGCTGTAGAGAATTTTAACGTTACCTTCACAGGCGACTCGGCATTAATTGAATTTCAAGTTATAACCCAATATGGAAGCTTTGAAAGTGCAAAGGAGGTGTGA
- a CDS encoding DUF2577 domain-containing protein — protein MNNVTKLVRALKSASVGAVEAGTPVHITFGEVISIHPLQITVDQRFSLDQDFLIVPEQLTPYQIMIEGQPVVIRRGLEVGDSLLLLRMQGGQKYVLLDKVVEA, from the coding sequence ATGAACAATGTAACGAAATTGGTGCGAGCTTTAAAAAGCGCCAGTGTTGGGGCTGTGGAAGCCGGCACGCCCGTTCATATTACGTTTGGCGAAGTCATCAGCATCCATCCTCTCCAGATTACTGTGGATCAACGGTTTTCATTAGATCAGGATTTTTTAATTGTTCCAGAGCAGTTAACGCCTTATCAAATCATGATCGAAGGTCAGCCTGTTGTCATTAGACGTGGTTTGGAAGTTGGTGACAGTTTGCTTCTTTTACGTATGCAGGGCGGGCAAAAATATGTCCTTTTGGACAAGGTGGTGGAGGCATGA
- a CDS encoding XkdQ/YqbQ family protein: MLTVEIDNKDGNMWELPISALQFSSTRYGKPSSCSITMLRGGWYEENAFKYNNGDVVRVRLNGKPVFYGYIFSIESGRDEEVKLIAYDQLRYLMYNETYVFKDAKASEVIKQIAGDLKLQIGEIEDSGYVIPSIIEDGTKLMDIMCKALDKTLISTKKIFVLYDDFGSLRLRDADKWVMDFALGDVSLVYDYSFNRSIDTDTYNRIKIVRDNKETNKREVYIDQDSNNIAKWGRLQQFRKVEDKMNEAQITELLKLMLGAKNRETKTFSLNAIGDIRIRAGCRVFINIEEAGISQFFQVEDCTHNFEGSEHTMKLDLKVVS, from the coding sequence ATGCTAACAGTTGAAATAGACAACAAAGACGGGAACATGTGGGAGCTGCCCATTAGCGCATTGCAGTTCAGCTCGACCAGATACGGCAAGCCATCCAGCTGCTCGATCACGATGTTACGTGGCGGATGGTATGAAGAGAATGCATTTAAATATAACAACGGGGATGTTGTACGAGTAAGGCTGAACGGGAAGCCCGTGTTTTATGGGTATATTTTCTCCATAGAGTCTGGTCGGGATGAAGAAGTCAAGCTAATAGCATATGATCAACTCCGCTATTTGATGTATAACGAGACTTATGTGTTTAAGGACGCCAAGGCTAGTGAAGTTATTAAACAAATTGCAGGAGATCTTAAACTTCAAATTGGAGAGATCGAAGATTCGGGTTACGTTATTCCATCGATTATTGAGGATGGGACCAAATTGATGGACATTATGTGTAAAGCCTTAGATAAAACGTTGATCTCCACGAAGAAAATTTTTGTCTTGTATGATGACTTCGGCTCATTGCGGCTGCGTGATGCGGATAAATGGGTGATGGACTTTGCTCTCGGTGATGTAAGCCTTGTCTATGACTACAGTTTTAATCGATCCATTGATACGGATACGTACAACAGAATTAAGATCGTTCGTGACAATAAGGAAACGAATAAACGCGAAGTGTATATCGATCAAGATAGCAACAATATAGCGAAATGGGGCAGGTTGCAGCAATTTCGCAAAGTGGAAGATAAGATGAATGAAGCTCAGATTACGGAGTTGTTAAAACTGATGCTTGGCGCCAAAAACCGGGAGACCAAAACCTTTTCATTGAATGCCATCGGCGATATCCGGATTAGAGCAGGCTGCCGTGTATTTATCAACATCGAAGAAGCTGGAATCAGCCAGTTTTTTCAAGTGGAAGATTGTACGCACAATTTTGAAGGATCTGAACATACGATGAAACTGGATTTGAAGGTGGTCTCATGA
- a CDS encoding LysM peptidoglycan-binding domain-containing protein, with the protein MSYGIYLSFNNQMEGFQIPVNPETIDISGSGNSKTYDLIGRGGGTEETRAGEVNVIKNPKLREVSFSSFFPAAIYPFIQADIVFEPMHYIRLIEKWMATRHPIRFIYTGRHSDPMLVDSQGRKELNFPASIEKFDWKEAAGSPGEIEYSLTLKEYVFYSARKLEIITAVDGSQATVSAAPKRPDERIRAQFYRLKKNETIVDVSMKFFADAVGKPDSTRYREIQRINELSDNQVKQLKEGDMLKIPPY; encoded by the coding sequence ATGAGTTATGGCATTTATTTAAGTTTTAACAACCAAATGGAAGGATTCCAAATTCCCGTTAATCCGGAGACGATCGACATTTCGGGAAGTGGAAACAGCAAAACGTACGACCTTATCGGCCGCGGTGGCGGGACAGAGGAAACAAGAGCCGGTGAAGTGAATGTCATTAAAAATCCGAAACTCCGTGAAGTTTCGTTCAGCAGTTTCTTTCCGGCAGCCATTTACCCGTTTATTCAAGCGGATATCGTGTTTGAGCCGATGCATTATATTCGCCTAATTGAGAAATGGATGGCAACTAGGCATCCGATTCGATTCATTTATACGGGTAGGCATTCAGATCCAATGTTGGTGGATAGCCAGGGAAGGAAAGAACTTAATTTCCCTGCTTCCATTGAGAAATTTGATTGGAAAGAAGCAGCCGGTTCACCAGGTGAAATAGAGTATAGCCTTACCCTGAAAGAATACGTATTTTATTCAGCCCGCAAGCTAGAAATAATAACCGCTGTGGACGGCAGTCAGGCAACAGTATCAGCAGCGCCGAAAAGACCCGACGAGCGAATCCGTGCCCAATTTTATCGATTGAAGAAAAATGAAACCATTGTCGATGTCTCCATGAAGTTTTTTGCTGACGCTGTTGGGAAACCAGATAGCACGCGGTATCGTGAAATTCAAAGGATAAATGAATTATCAGATAATCAAGTGAAGCAACTAAAAGAAGGCGATATGCTGAAAATTCCTCCATATTGA
- a CDS encoding tape measure protein, translated as MATVGSALKLFDQINNTIKKVISSKEIKLTDEYITIQAKLKFVNDGNQAPQALQNAIFAAANRSGSDYGTMAGMVAKLGQTAGGAFSGNKETISFTELIQKSLKIGGSSKQDQQAGMSQITKIMASGKMQGQDFGALMESAPVLAESIANFVGKSKEQLKTMGTEGTITSTVLKGAIFKAADDINSRFDKLPKTFEDAMTIFKNNALQAFGPVMEKVNNLLNSSAGGELFSGISIALNFAAAAAGGFVNVISGLIGLIQANWPFVVGLLTAAAVVIAGLIIPKLWAMIPPLWGQVTAAYALAGAWFALNLPLLAVAALIGAIVFVLLMSGVTAEQVVGTIAGCFMMLVGSVSNSFAYLYNIIIGYVEFFRNLFIDPIYAVQNMYYNLAMNFGNYMLNMILSTENFAGSFMKSIVRGINGAIEGFNWLASAVSGIFGKDFKGFELLDESNMHAVSDTVKNVMDMMEKPVSDKAVVSMQRMGFKDQKNEFDYGYKSGAGIMNKISSIGNGLKDSGLKDKGFNDSLPLSNNTLGKVNEVGAINDTVDISNEDLMLMRDVAERDSIKNFVSLTPTVAVGDVHIHDTTDADEMIRRITEAVEVEVTNHAQGVYAG; from the coding sequence ATGGCGACCGTTGGATCTGCGCTCAAACTATTTGATCAAATCAATAATACGATTAAGAAAGTTATTTCCTCGAAAGAAATTAAATTAACCGATGAGTATATAACTATACAAGCAAAGTTGAAATTCGTGAATGATGGTAATCAAGCGCCACAGGCGCTTCAAAATGCCATATTTGCAGCGGCAAACCGTTCTGGAAGCGATTATGGCACGATGGCAGGCATGGTTGCTAAATTAGGGCAGACGGCAGGCGGGGCGTTTAGCGGTAATAAAGAAACCATTTCATTTACTGAGCTCATCCAAAAATCATTGAAAATTGGTGGTAGTTCCAAGCAGGACCAACAAGCAGGAATGTCACAAATTACAAAAATTATGGCATCTGGAAAAATGCAAGGTCAAGATTTTGGAGCCTTAATGGAGAGCGCACCCGTTTTGGCTGAATCTATTGCTAATTTTGTCGGCAAATCAAAAGAACAATTGAAGACAATGGGTACCGAAGGCACTATTACTTCCACTGTTCTTAAAGGTGCTATTTTTAAGGCTGCCGATGATATTAATAGTAGGTTTGATAAGCTGCCTAAAACCTTTGAGGATGCGATGACCATTTTCAAAAATAATGCTTTACAAGCGTTTGGCCCTGTCATGGAGAAAGTAAATAATTTGCTTAATTCATCAGCTGGGGGCGAATTGTTTTCTGGCATTTCCATAGCACTGAATTTTGCTGCGGCTGCTGCAGGAGGATTTGTGAATGTAATAAGCGGGCTGATTGGATTAATTCAAGCGAATTGGCCATTTGTTGTAGGATTGCTAACTGCAGCTGCAGTCGTAATCGCAGGCCTGATTATTCCAAAACTGTGGGCAATGATACCTCCACTCTGGGGGCAAGTTACTGCTGCGTATGCTCTTGCTGGTGCTTGGTTTGCTCTTAATTTGCCTCTTTTAGCAGTTGCTGCATTAATTGGCGCCATTGTTTTTGTGTTATTAATGAGTGGGGTTACTGCTGAGCAAGTTGTTGGGACCATTGCGGGATGCTTTATGATGCTCGTGGGGTCAGTTAGCAATTCATTCGCTTATTTATACAATATTATAATCGGATATGTAGAATTTTTCAGAAATTTGTTTATTGATCCAATCTATGCCGTACAAAATATGTATTACAATTTGGCAATGAATTTTGGGAATTACATGTTAAATATGATCCTAAGCACGGAGAACTTTGCCGGAAGTTTTATGAAGTCTATTGTGCGAGGGATTAACGGGGCTATTGAAGGGTTTAACTGGCTCGCGAGTGCAGTATCTGGGATATTTGGAAAAGATTTTAAAGGATTTGAGTTGTTGGATGAATCTAATATGCACGCTGTTAGCGATACAGTGAAAAATGTGATGGATATGATGGAAAAACCAGTTAGTGATAAAGCGGTAGTCTCCATGCAAAGAATGGGGTTCAAAGACCAGAAAAATGAATTCGACTACGGCTATAAATCAGGCGCGGGAATTATGAATAAAATTTCTAGCATTGGAAACGGGCTTAAAGACAGCGGACTTAAAGATAAGGGATTTAACGACAGCTTGCCACTTAGCAACAATACGTTAGGCAAAGTGAACGAGGTTGGAGCGATTAATGACACGGTTGATATCTCCAATGAAGACTTAATGCTCATGCGGGACGTAGCGGAACGCGATAGTATCAAAAATTTCGTTTCACTGACGCCTACTGTAGCAGTTGGGGACGTTCATATTCACGATACGACCGATGCAGATGAAATGATTCGCCGGATTACTGAGGCGGTAGAGGTCGAAGTCACTAACCATGCTCAGGGGGTGTATGCAGGATGA
- a CDS encoding phage tail assembly chaperone, with product MSDISVFLAGNVSTETSEEVVVSDRFKNKDGKPVSWVLRSITEEENDTIRKAATKRSKGKGGQQVTEIDQTEYLSRLAVASVAFPNLKDVELQKSYGVLGAETLIRKMLLAGEYANLILKVQEINGFDKDINELVEEAKN from the coding sequence ATGAGTGATATTAGCGTTTTTTTGGCCGGAAATGTTTCGACGGAGACGTCGGAGGAAGTGGTTGTTTCTGACCGTTTCAAAAATAAGGACGGGAAGCCTGTTTCTTGGGTTCTTCGTTCGATTACAGAAGAAGAAAATGACACTATTCGCAAAGCGGCTACGAAACGCAGCAAAGGCAAGGGTGGCCAACAAGTGACAGAAATCGATCAGACCGAATATTTGTCCAGATTGGCAGTAGCTAGTGTTGCCTTCCCAAACTTGAAAGATGTCGAGCTGCAGAAATCGTACGGCGTGCTTGGAGCTGAAACATTAATTCGGAAAATGCTGCTAGCTGGAGAGTATGCCAATCTCATCCTCAAAGTTCAAGAAATTAATGGATTCGATAAGGATATTAATGAGCTGGTAGAAGAAGCAAAAAACTAA
- a CDS encoding phage tail tube protein has translation MGFLHAKDTISGQSAKAYATINGQVEEMFYAKKFEAKIKKNKKEIKTLGKLGTQNKANGFTGTGTMTIYYVTSAFRQLMLNYTKNGIDNYFDIQVVNDDPSSSVGIQDTVIRNVNLDEITIASFDVESESLEEEVSFTFDDWDMFTKFKQPTLN, from the coding sequence ATGGGTTTTCTCCATGCAAAGGATACGATCTCAGGACAATCTGCTAAGGCTTATGCCACGATTAATGGACAAGTAGAAGAAATGTTCTACGCCAAAAAATTCGAAGCCAAAATCAAAAAGAATAAAAAAGAAATTAAAACATTGGGTAAACTTGGAACCCAAAACAAGGCCAATGGATTTACCGGCACAGGCACCATGACCATTTATTATGTTACCTCTGCTTTTCGTCAGTTGATGTTGAATTACACGAAAAATGGCATTGATAATTATTTTGATATACAAGTTGTGAATGACGATCCGAGTTCATCGGTTGGCATTCAAGACACTGTTATTAGAAACGTTAACCTAGACGAGATCACGATCGCCTCGTTTGACGTTGAGTCAGAGTCATTGGAAGAAGAAGTGAGCTTTACCTTCGATGACTGGGATATGTTCACAAAATTTAAGCAGCCTACACTAAACTAA
- a CDS encoding phage tail sheath family protein, with protein sequence MAGGTYTVQNKVRPGAYFNFTTNASLGTLGDRGITTMALKLSWGPVKQVLTIHAGDNIKTLLGYDLTDSKLMLIREALKRAGTLLLYRLNAGVKASATAGGLTATAKYGGVRGNELKVIVQSNVDDAAKFDVRTLLGSEEVDKQVVADISGLIPNEWIVWSGTGSLTATAGASLTSGADGTVLNADHSDYLSAIEVFDFQTVALPSNDPTLKSVYAAFAKRLREDEGKKIQAVLENYSLANYEGVISVKNGVVLSDATVIDSVSATAWVAGATAAARVNETLTYQAYDDAVDANPRYTNSQIEAALKAGEFVFTQNQGRALVEQDINSLTSFTVTKGKPFSKNRVIRVLDAINNDLKRTFESFYIGKVDNNPDGRNLLKNEYVKYLESLQAIGALKNFNSQTDITVVQGEASDSVYSQVAVQPVDAVEKIYTKVKVS encoded by the coding sequence ATGGCGGGTGGAACATATACGGTACAAAATAAGGTTCGTCCAGGGGCCTATTTCAATTTTACTACGAATGCTTCGTTAGGCACACTTGGTGACAGAGGGATTACTACTATGGCGCTTAAACTGAGTTGGGGGCCTGTTAAACAAGTTTTAACAATTCATGCTGGTGATAATATCAAAACATTGCTTGGTTATGATCTCACCGATTCGAAACTTATGTTGATTCGTGAAGCTCTCAAGCGTGCAGGTACGCTTCTTCTTTATCGATTAAATGCTGGTGTCAAGGCTTCTGCTACAGCAGGCGGTTTAACGGCTACAGCAAAGTATGGCGGTGTGAGGGGAAACGAATTGAAGGTAATTGTCCAGTCGAACGTCGATGATGCTGCCAAATTTGATGTCAGAACGCTGCTAGGATCCGAAGAGGTAGATAAACAGGTTGTTGCCGATATTTCTGGACTCATTCCTAATGAATGGATCGTATGGAGCGGAACAGGATCGTTGACAGCGACGGCTGGTGCATCACTCACAAGCGGTGCTGATGGAACGGTGTTGAATGCCGATCATTCGGATTACTTAAGCGCGATCGAGGTCTTCGATTTTCAGACTGTGGCGCTTCCAAGCAATGATCCGACACTGAAGTCAGTCTATGCTGCCTTCGCGAAACGGTTGCGAGAAGACGAGGGTAAGAAGATCCAAGCGGTGCTTGAGAATTATTCATTAGCCAACTATGAAGGTGTCATTAGTGTCAAAAATGGCGTTGTACTTTCTGATGCGACAGTTATTGATTCCGTATCAGCTACCGCATGGGTAGCAGGAGCGACGGCTGCGGCACGTGTAAATGAGACTTTGACATATCAGGCATATGATGATGCTGTTGACGCTAATCCCCGCTATACGAATAGTCAAATTGAGGCGGCACTCAAAGCCGGAGAATTCGTATTTACACAAAATCAAGGTAGAGCTCTTGTTGAGCAAGACATTAATTCCTTAACGAGTTTTACAGTTACAAAAGGAAAGCCATTCTCCAAAAATCGCGTGATTCGAGTGCTGGATGCGATCAACAATGATTTAAAACGAACATTTGAGTCTTTCTATATCGGGAAGGTAGACAATAATCCGGACGGTCGAAACCTGCTCAAAAATGAATATGTTAAATATTTGGAGTCTTTGCAGGCGATTGGTGCTTTGAAAAATTTCAACTCTCAAACGGATATTACCGTCGTGCAAGGTGAAGCGTCAGATAGCGTGTATTCTCAGGTTGCTGTTCAACCAGTAGATGCTGTAGAGAAAATTTATACGAAAGTGAAGGTGAGCTAA
- a CDS encoding phage tail terminator family protein, which produces MIETLNGIKGKLHELEPEIPIYNEQVGEGNQGPAFLVMQIKSEQLNGLNGRYIRTTQYDVEYFPDLNSPSKIEDCRSMGERLYEALAFINVNGQIRAKAMSYEIINRVLHFHVNFTVTLFEEKPVEPKMQKLEEEVRT; this is translated from the coding sequence GTGATCGAAACGCTAAATGGAATCAAGGGAAAGTTACATGAACTGGAACCAGAGATTCCGATCTACAACGAACAGGTGGGGGAGGGAAATCAGGGACCTGCTTTTCTGGTGATGCAGATCAAAAGCGAACAATTGAACGGTTTGAACGGCAGATATATTCGCACTACGCAATATGATGTCGAGTATTTTCCCGATCTGAACAGTCCCTCGAAAATAGAAGACTGTCGAAGTATGGGGGAGCGACTTTATGAAGCATTAGCGTTTATCAATGTTAATGGCCAGATTCGTGCCAAAGCTATGAGTTACGAAATCATAAATCGCGTGCTTCATTTTCATGTTAACTTTACGGTTACACTTTTTGAGGAAAAGCCAGTGGAACCCAAAATGCAGAAGCTAGAAGAGGAGGTTCGTACATGA
- a CDS encoding sigma-70 family RNA polymerase sigma factor yields the protein MDQQINSFNAYASLNNYFALTQCNRPTEEQAKAAVLMLCRLYGGESEADIFKQADIELIQSFLDTKAKIMERLNGKDRGGPWLDSISELRRTYRETYQRLLQAKGEVNRTKNQVSKKIINDMISDVNFAIEWMDTARRPGNKRGIERRSAYQRSILVDPMRLQAISDRANEISSPQLSEAQRDQVEAAMELLSERERACYTMAYGEGFSRSYIAEMLGVTKDSVKVYLARAQKKFSIELQNGLFF from the coding sequence ATGGATCAGCAAATAAACAGCTTTAATGCGTATGCTTCATTGAACAATTATTTCGCTTTGACGCAATGTAATCGACCTACGGAGGAGCAAGCGAAAGCTGCCGTTCTCATGTTGTGCAGGTTATATGGAGGAGAGAGCGAGGCAGACATTTTCAAACAAGCAGATATAGAACTCATCCAAAGCTTTTTGGATACGAAGGCCAAAATTATGGAACGGTTGAATGGCAAGGACAGAGGGGGACCTTGGTTGGACAGTATAAGTGAGCTTCGACGCACTTATCGGGAGACATATCAACGATTGCTTCAAGCGAAGGGGGAGGTGAATCGGACGAAGAATCAGGTTTCCAAAAAAATAATTAATGACATGATATCCGATGTAAACTTTGCCATTGAGTGGATGGATACAGCGAGAAGACCTGGGAATAAAAGAGGGATCGAACGCAGGTCGGCCTATCAGCGAAGTATTCTTGTCGATCCAATGCGTTTGCAAGCCATTAGCGACCGGGCCAATGAGATAAGTTCTCCCCAGCTCTCTGAAGCACAAAGAGATCAGGTTGAGGCTGCGATGGAATTGCTTTCGGAGAGGGAGCGGGCTTGCTACACGATGGCTTATGGAGAAGGATTTTCAAGAAGTTATATTGCTGAAATGCTGGGTGTAACGAAGGATAGCGTGAAAGTATATCTTGCTCGGGCGCAAAAAAAGTTTTCAATAGAATTGCAAAATGGCTTATTTTTCTAA